From the Lepisosteus oculatus isolate fLepOcu1 chromosome 1, fLepOcu1.hap2, whole genome shotgun sequence genome, one window contains:
- the baz2a gene encoding LOW QUALITY PROTEIN: bromodomain adjacent to zinc finger domain protein 2A (The sequence of the model RefSeq protein was modified relative to this genomic sequence to represent the inferred CDS: inserted 2 bases in 1 codon), whose amino-acid sequence MEADNHFNFGGHPSAPAGSGLKLSSGESLYTNGSSMSFPQQAKNLNGDLNVNGITTVIGTSAAGSHISSHPSYSLMGNHQTGLGYDYLWNQSQYVPAMGAGQGAGPGVGVHHKQSPGGGVMQLPQQPQQPQPQQQQQQQQPAPPQQHFQGHAQYQLNGGVGAAVTTATAVSAASARQAPAAAAVAAPPPNVTLRGAQYWNSGSPSHQQSSSPLPMSYNSHGVYGTYPSQVHAQMPPAQHHQQQPQPLPHHHHHHHHQPQQQQQHYGMVTNGMPYYPMSQPQRQMMTPPAQAYSSPHGSPQHVTLSRSAAPSPLPVPAPLPPAPVTVPVPPPVSAAPENGGGGGGGGGPLTLDSTSGMRAALPPSVTPGHMSSSYNGMERVAARLPPAKTDVFAPDPAPLQPVSEPCHQDSSQHALPSSGRSPTECRETGHAVGVPVEAASRDPDHGDQRRGSQLGGASLGSPCPLGAALSQPSSPGPGSDMQAAAHPAGQTARRDKGEGPVASPASLGGSMDGPPRDCDSPDESSQMAGSLDDVCDTEDSMSSFPCLLEDSGLEAPGAGESRSGGGGCSGEGSPQGGAPGAEEESLGASSAADDSSLECSALAETAQNESVGDSLNEASQAAVSLASASDNAISNASSSCRGSESEEDQDAPGSVAVSEEEEEQWDGGRRPVGAQVFENRAAPSLDGLDVAGCDGGGASPDRDSRFSQDESKSENGGEEAPAKVEVGDGGEEEEEEEGEEEDWEEEEEEEEEKGEEDSEAQEALAQVQVSYHPSSRAVPLPLKAKKREKEVGGEREETGSTTPTGEVQRRRIATEEQVRFPLLHGWRREIRIRRSESRLKGETWYYSPCGKRMKQFPEVIKYLNRHQGLGVTREHFSFSPRMPVGDFFEERETPEGVQWVQLADEEVPSMIMAITGKRGRPPNPDKEKPRARARGRDKGGCRRRPGRPPKTKMVDLLSKVDARLLKRLEAQETLSEEDKEKLNKIKKKMKRKARNKRKQDAKNKKLKLEKKKAKLEKAREKKEDKAAAQEPGPEPPEAKKRRWRRRKETGEKAGKERVEREKRGAGRGKAKAEAQAQALAQAEVLAETARKLAEKKALAQRRQEERRRQQLILEELRKPTEDMCITDHQPLPEFSRIPGLVLSGRAFSHCLTVVEFLHSYGKVLGLDVPKDVPSLGTLQEGLLGMGDSQGEVQDLLVKLLRAALHDPGLPPYYQSVKILGDKVADLDLNRSSVSEGLRIFLEAYGFEAEVCDSLRTKPFQAHPPDVKAAVLAFLVDELNGSNIVISEIDSTLENMATYRKNKWIIEGKLRRLKVALARKTGRSEVELCLEDRRRSARVAEEESLTLEESGPLERSGRRARKEDAKLSEGESPSTASVPELERQIDKLTKRQVFFRKKLLQCSHSLRAVSLGQDRYRRRYWVLPHVGGVLVEGPEEIQAPEDPFVKEESLRFTVPVISPVKKEPKTEVPVSFLSPPPPPPPPPPSPCGGGPPAAPXEDPLPGEASLMSSPRSRGRPRKIKPEVELHLRAAKNRRRRRSSKAAAAEDTPEPPGGAGPAQQDLNQSAFLSWLSQSQGSPANGEEAQAAAEDSVKEMAEKRGQWFNLLPKTPCDPSSLSQAPSSGDAPPSATQASLPAHTASLLQCPVSLAPSLDLSTPLVCSTPLLKPDRRRRRRGSSPAQNPGDPSALGFSLPGGTKRRGRPPSKLLRQIEQKYFTQLVAQPIPAEMRRGWWWIRDPEELAALLRALHPRGIREKALHKHLSKHMEFLSEVCTRPKNGAHTQGQDLLWEEKDPIFQLTLDESSPVCQAMREQWDVCARTMEMDLHVLQWVEDVEQRVLAADLQLKMVPHCGRSDTDSIADSASPGHQGWTLPELDSTREDLQYHEHKVDPADDWIIKTKKEWSDFLRLGTNPLDVAVLRLAALERNIERRYLKEPLWNLSEVQKLAPLTPPVPVPGEEPRVDVESVESEITPRLRLWRQSLDRCRSAAQLALCLLQLERAIAWERSVVKVTCLVCRKGDNDESLLLCDGCDRGCHMYCLRPKMTAIPEGDWFCPVCISKANGESPRRRKQPSRGQKRRGGGWFSSGSSEEDESPRRGGGSMQTRRREGPSYAHSRYSGDSGHSPSKRRRMATRNQPDLTYCEIILMEMESHSDAWPFLEPVNPRLVPGYRRIIKNPMDFLTMRERLLQGGYCSCEEFAADAQLVFDNCQLFNEDTSEVGMAGHSMRKFFESRWAEFYQGKDK is encoded by the exons ATGGAAGCGGACAACCATTTTAACTTCGGCGGTCACCCCTCGGCGCCCGCCGGCTCAGGACTGAAGCTTTCCTCGGGGGAGTCTCTCTACACTAACGGGTCCTCGATGAGCTTCCCCCAGCAAGCGAAGA ATCTGAACGGCGACTTGAATGTGAACGGCATCACTACTGTAATCGGGACCAGCGCGGCTGGGTCCCACATCTCCTCCCACCCTTCCTACTCCCTGATGGGCAACCACCAGACCGGCCTGGGCTACGACTACCTGTGGAACCAGTCTCAGTATGTCCCCGCCATGGGGGCGGGGCAGGGGGCGGGGCCCGGGGTGGGCGTGCACCACAAGCAGAGCCCAGGAGGCGGGGTGATGCAGTTGCCCCAGCAACCGCAGCAGCCGCAgccgcagcagcagcagcagcagcagcagccggcGCCGCCCCAGCAGCACTTCCAAGGACATGCGCAGTACCAGCTCAACGGGGGCGTGGGGGCGGCGGTGACGACGGCGACGGCGGTCTCAGCCGCTTCAGCTCGGCAGGCCCCCGCCGCGGCGGCGGTGGCGGCCCCACCTCCCAACGTCACCCTGAGAGGGGCCCAGTACTGGAACAGCGGGAGCCCCAGCCACCAGCAGAGCAGCTCCCCCCTGCCTATGAGTTACAACTCGCATGGCGTGTACGGGACGTACCCGAGCCAGGTGCATGCCCAGATGCCCCCCGCCCAGCATCACCAGCAGCAGCCCCAGCCGCTCCCCCatcatcaccaccaccaccaccaccagcctcagcagcagcagcagcactacGGCATGGTGACCAACGGCATGCCCTATTACCCCATGTCTCAGCCCCAGCGCCAGATGATGACCCCCCCCGCACAGGCCTACTCCTCCCCACACGGCAGCCCGCAGCACGTGACCCTGAGCCGGAGCGCTGCGCCCAGCCCCCTCCCTGTGCCAGCGCCACTGCCGCCTGCGCCCGTGACCGTGCCCGTCCCGCCCCCTGTGAGCGCGGCGCCTGAGaacggaggaggaggaggaggaggaggtggccCCCTGACCCTGGACAGCACCTCGGGCATGCGTGCGGCTCTGCCCCCCTCCGTCACGCCAG GGCACATGAGCAGCAGCTACAATGGCATGGAGAGAGTAGCAGCCAGGCTCCCCCCCGCCAAGACGGACGTTTTTGCCCCCGATCCGGCCCCCCTGCAGCCCGTAAGCGAACCCTGCCATCAGGACAGCTCCCAGCATGCCCTGCCCAGCTCTGGACGCTCCCCGACTGAGTGCAGGGAGACGGGGCACGCCGTGGGGGTTCCTGTAGAGGCGGCCTCGCGGGATCCTGATCACGGGGACCAGAGGAGGGGCTCCCAGCTGGGGGGCGCCTCCCTGGGAAGCCCCTGCCCCTTGGGAGCAGCACTGAGCCAGCCCTCCTCTCCTGGGCCAGGAAGCGACATGCAGGCGGCAGCCCACCCAGCAGGTCAGACTGCAAGGCGGGACAAAGGAGAGGGGCCTGTGGCCAGCCCTGCCTCGCTCGGGGGGTCCATGGACGGGCCCCCCCGGGACTGCGACTCCCCTGACGAGTCCTCCCAGATGGCCGGGTCTCTGGACGACGTCTGCGACACAGAGGACTCCATGAGCAGCTTCCCTTGCCTGCTGGAGGACTCCGGGCTCGAGGCCCCAGGGGCGGGGGAGTCGCGCTCAGGGGGCGGCGGCTGCTCGGGGGAGGGCTCCCCGCAAGGGGGCGCGCCCGGGGCGGAGGAGGAGTCCCTAGGCGCCAGCTCCGCCGCGGACGACTCCTCCCTCGAGTGCTCGGCCCTGGCGGAGACGGCGCAGAATGAGTCCGTGGGCGACTCCCTTAACGAGGCCTCGCAAGCGGCCGTTTCCCTCGCCTCCGCCTCGGACAACGCGATCTCGAACGCCTCCTCTTCCTGCAGGG GTTCGGAGAGCGAGGAGGACCAGGACGCCCCTGGTTCAGTGGCGGtgtcggaggaggaggaggaacagTGGGATGGGGGGCGGCGCCCCGTTGGCGCACAGGTGTTCGAGAACCGTGCTGCTCCCTCGCTTGACGGCTTGGATGTGGCTGGGTGTGACGGCGGCGGGGCCTCGCCCGATCGAG ATTCCCGGTTTTCTCAGGAtgaatcaaaaagtgaaaacgGAGGGGAGGAGGCCCCTGCCAAGGTGGAAGTAGGGGATGGcggggaagaggaggaggaggaggagggggaggaggaagactgggaagaggaagaggaggaggaagaagagaagGGCGaagaggacagtgaggctcaGGAAGCTCTAGCCCAGGTGCAGGTGTCCTACCACCCCTCCTCCAGAGCGGTACCCCTGCCATTGAAGGCGAAGAAGCGGGAGAAAGAAGTGggtggggagagggaggagactgGCAGCACCACGCCCACAG GGGAGGTCCAGAGGAGGAGGATCGCTACAGAAGAGCAAGTTCGGTTTCCTCTTTTGCACGG CTGGAGGCGGGAGATCCGCATCAGGAGGAGCGAAAGCCGGCTGAAAGGAGAGACCTGGTACTACAGCCCCTGCGGGAAGAGGATGAAACAGTTCCCCGAGGTCATCAAG TACCTCAACAGGCACCAGGGTTTAGGGGTCACCCGGGAGCACTTCAGTTTCAGCCCCAGGATGCCGGTGGGCGATTTCTTCGAGGAGCGGGAGACCCCGGAG GGCGTGCAGTGGGTCCAGCTGGCCGACGAGGAGGTGCCCTCCATGATCATGGCCATCACGGGCAAGCGCGGCCGGCCCCCCAACCCGGACAAGGAGAAGCCCCGGGCTCGGGCGCGGGGGCGCGACAAGGGGGGCTGCCGGCGCCGACCCGGGAGGCCCCCCAAGACCAAGATGGTGGATTTGCTGAGCAAGGTGGACGCCAGGCTGCTGAAGAGACTGGAGGCGCAAG AAACGCTTAGTGAGGAAGACAAGGAAAAGCTCAACAAAATCAAGAAGAAGATGAAGAGAAAG GCGAGGAATAAAAGGAAACAAGACGCCAAGAACAAAAAGTTGAAACTGGAGAAGAAGAAGGCAAAG CTGGAGAAGGCCAGGGAGAAGAAGGAGGACAAGGCGGCGGCGCAGGAGCCGGGGCCCGAGCCGCCGGAGGCCAAGAAGCGCcgctggaggaggaggaaggagacGGGCGAGAAGGCGGGGAAGGAGCGCGTGGAGCGGGAGAAGCGGGGCGCCGGCCGGGGGAAGGCCAAGGCCGAGGCGCAGGCGCAGGCGCTGGCGCAGGCCGAGGTCCTGGCGGAGACGGCGCGCAAGCTGGCGGAGAAGAAGGCCCTGGCGCAGAGGaggcaggaggagaggaggcGGCAGCAGCTGATCCTGGAGGAGCTCAGGAAGCCCACCGAGGACATGTGCATCACCGACCACCAG CCTCTGCCGGAGTTCTCCCGGATCCCGGGCCTGGTTCTGTCGGGCCGGGCCTTCTCGCACTGCTTGACGGTGGTGGAGTTCCTGCACAGCTACGGGAAGGTGCTGGGTCTGGACGTGCCCAAGGACGTGCCCAGTCTGGGCACCCTGCAGGAGGGGCTGCTGGGCATGGGCGACAGCCAGGGAGAGGTCCAGGACCTGCTGGTGAAGCTGCTGCGGGCCGCACTGCACGACCCGGGACTGCCTCCATACTACCAG TCGGTGAAGATCCTGGGGGACAAAGTGGCCGACCTGGATCTGAATCGCAGCAGCGTGTCGGAGGGGCTGCGGATCTTCCTGGAGGCGTACGGGTTTGAGGCAGAAGTCTGCGACAGCCTGCGGACCAAGCCCTTCCAGGCCCATCCTCCCGACGTCAAGGCCGCGGTACTGGCCTTCCTGGTCGACGAGCTCAACGGCAGCAACATCGTCATCAG CGAGATCGACAGCACGCTGGAGAACATGGCCACCTACAGGAAGAACAAGTGGATCATTGAGGGGAAGCTGCGGAG GCTGAAGGTGGCCCTGGCCAGGAAGACGGGGCGCTCGGAGGTGGAGCTGTGCCTGGAGGACCGGCGGCGCAGCGCCCGCGTGGCCGAGGAGGAGagcctgacgctggaggagagCGGGCCACTGGAGCGGAGCGGGCGCCGCGCGCGCAAGGAGGACGCCAAGCTCAGCgag GGGGAGAGCCCCTCCACCGCCAGCGTCCCCGAGCTGGAGCGACAGATCGATAAGCTAACCAAG CGGCAGGTGTTCTTCCGGAAGAAGCTGCTGCAGTGCTCCCATTCCCTGCGGGCGGTGTCTCTGGGTCAGGACCGGTACCGGCGCCGGTACTGGGTCCTCCCCCATGTGGGTGGGGTGCTGGTCGAGGGTCCGGAGGAGATCCAAG CCCCCGAGGATCCATTCGTCAAGGAGGAATCCCTGCGCTTCACGGTCCCCGTTATCTCCCCCGTGAAGAAAGAGCCCAAAACGGAGGTGCCCGTGTccttcctctcccctccccctcctccccctcccccccccccctccccctgtggCGGTGGCCCCCCAGCCGCTCC GGAGGACCCCCTCCCCGGCGAGGCCTCCCTGATGAGCAGCCCCCGGAGCCGGGGCCGCCCGCGCAAGATCAAACCGGAGGTGGAGCTGCACCTGCGCGCCGCCAAGAACCGCCGCCGGCGTCGCAGCAGCAAGGCCGCGGCGGCCGaggacacgccggagccccccGGCGGCGCCGGCCCGGCCCAGCAGGACCTCAACCAGTCCGCCTTCCTCTCCTGGCTGAGCCAGTCGCAGGGCTCCCCGGCCAACGGCGAGGAGGCGCAGGCCGCGGCCGAGGACAGCGTCAAGGAGATGGCGGAGAAACGCGGCCAGTGGTTCAACCTGCTCCCCAAAACGCCCTGCGACCCCTCCTCCCTTTCCCAAGCCCCTTCATCCGGAGACGCTCCTCCCAGCGCGACCCAGGCCAGCCTgccagcccacactgcctcgCTCCTGCAG TGTCCCGTGTCCCTGGCTCCCAGTTTGGACCTGAGCACCCCGCTGGTCTGCTCCACTCCGCTGCTCAAGCCGGACcgccggaggaggaggaggggcagCAGCCCCGCCCAGAATCCCGGGGACCCCTCCGCCCTGGGGTTCTCCCTGCCAGGGGGCACCAAGCGGCGGGGCCGCCCCCCCAGCAAGCTGCTACGCCAGATCGAGCAGAAGTACTTCACTCAGCTCGTCGCCCAGCCCATCCCTGCAG AGATGAGGAGGGGCTGGTGGTGGATCCGGGACCCCGAGGAGCTGGCGGCTCTCCTGCGAGCACTGCACCCCCGCGGCATCAGGGAGAAAGCGCTACACAAGCACCTGTCCAAGCACATGGAGTTCCTGTCCGAGGTCTGCACGCGGCCCAAGAACGGTGCGCACACGCAGGGCCAGGATCTGCTCTGGGAGGAGAAGG ACCCCATATTCCAGCTGACCCTGGACGAGTCCAGCCCGGTGTGCCAGGCGATGCGAGAGCAGTGGGACGTGTGCGCGCGCACCATGGAGATGGACCTCCATGTGCTGCAGTGGGTGGAGGACGTGGAGCAGCGCGTCCTTGCCGCCGACCTCCAGCTCAAG ATGGTTCCCCACTGCGGAAGGAGCGACACTGACAGTATCGCGGATTCCGCCTCCCCGGGACATCAG GGTTGGACCTTACCAGAACTGGACTCGACCCGGGAGGACCTGCAGTACCACGAGCACAAGGTGGACCCAGCGGACGACTGGATCATCAAGACCAAGAAGGAGTGGTCGGACTTCCTGCGGCTCGGCACCAACCCCCTGGACGTGGCGGTCCTGAGGCTGGCGGCGCTGGAGCGCAACATCGAGCGGCGGTACCTGAAGGAGCCGCTCTGGAACCTCAGCGAGGTGCAGAAGCTGGCGCCCCTGACGCCCCCCGTCCCCGTGCCCGGGGAGGAGCCCAGGGTGGACGTCGAGAG CGTGGAGAGCGAGATCACCCCCAGGCTGCGGCTGTGGAGGCAGTCGCTGGACCGGTGCCGCAGCGCCGCCCAGCTGGCGCTGTGCCTGCTGCAGCTGGAGAGGGCCATCGCCTGGGAGCGCTCCGTCGTCAAAGTG ACGTGTCTGGTGTGCCGCAAGGGCGACAACGATGAGTCCCTCCTGCTGTGCGATGGCTGCGACCGGGGCTGCCACATGTACTGCCTGCGCCCCAAAATGACTGCCATCCCCGAGGGGGACTGGTTCTGCCCCGTCTGCATCTCCAAG GCGAACGGCGAGTCTCCGCGGCGACGGAAGCAGCCCTCGCGGGGGCAGAAGCGCCGCGGTGGCGGCTGGTTCAGCTCCGGCAGCTCGGAGGAGGACGAGAGCCCCAGGCGGGGCGGGGGGAGCATGCAGACGCGGCGGAGGGAGGGGCCCTCCTACGCACACTCCCGCTACTCAGGGGACAGCGGCCACTCGCCCTCAAAACGCAGGCGCATGGCCACGCGCAACCAGCCCGACCTCACCTACTGCGA GATCATCCTGATGGAGATGGAGTCTCACAGTGATGCCTGGCCCTTCCTGGAGCCCGTGAACCCCCGGCTCGTCCCAGGGTACCGCCGCATCATCAAGAATCCCATGGACTTCCTCACCATGCGGGAGAGGCTACTGCAAGGAGG GTACTGCAGCTGCGAGGAGTTTGCCGCCGACGCGCAGCTGGTGTTCGACAACTGCCAGCTGTTCAACGAGGACACGTCGGAGGTGGGCATGGCAGGGCACTCCATGAGGAAGTTCTTCGAGAGCCGCTGGGCCGAGTTCTACCAGGGCAAAGACAAGTGA